The Streptomyces puniciscabiei genome contains a region encoding:
- a CDS encoding LLM class flavin-dependent oxidoreductase: MRTATTIEASGGENWAEQADFVVEAEKLGLDICWVAEAWGSDAPSALGHYAALTDRMLLGSGVMQLGTRTPAAVAQTAITLSNLSGGRFLLGLGASGPQVMEGLHGVPFARPLRRMRETVEIVQRLLDGGKLSYSGSEFTIPLPGGEAVPMRLSMRAEHPVPLYLAALSPAMLRLTGEVADGWLGTSFVPEGADDAYFTHLDDGLARSGRTRGDLDVCQGAEVAFAPDEEALAAMTDRRKRELAFSLGGMGSASTNFYNNAYSRQGWAEVAAEVRERWQAGDRDGAAALVTDEMVLATTLIGTEAMVRDRLRVWRAAGVDTVRLYPAGQTLQARLDTLGRAVELVRETDATS, encoded by the coding sequence ATGCGTACGGCCACCACCATCGAGGCCTCGGGCGGCGAGAACTGGGCCGAGCAGGCCGACTTCGTCGTCGAGGCGGAGAAGCTGGGACTGGACATCTGCTGGGTCGCCGAGGCCTGGGGCTCCGACGCCCCCTCCGCGCTCGGCCACTACGCCGCGCTCACCGACCGGATGCTGCTGGGGTCCGGCGTCATGCAGCTGGGCACCCGCACCCCGGCCGCCGTCGCACAGACCGCCATCACGCTGTCCAATCTCTCCGGCGGACGCTTCCTGCTGGGCCTGGGAGCGTCCGGTCCGCAGGTCATGGAGGGACTGCACGGGGTGCCGTTCGCACGGCCGCTGCGCCGCATGCGGGAAACCGTGGAGATCGTCCAGCGGCTGCTGGACGGCGGCAAACTCTCCTACTCGGGATCGGAGTTCACCATCCCCCTGCCCGGCGGCGAAGCGGTCCCCATGCGGCTGTCGATGCGGGCCGAGCACCCGGTCCCCCTGTACCTGGCCGCCCTGTCACCGGCCATGCTGCGGCTCACCGGGGAAGTCGCCGACGGCTGGCTGGGCACCAGCTTCGTACCCGAGGGGGCGGACGACGCCTACTTCACGCACCTCGACGACGGCCTCGCCCGCAGCGGCCGCACCCGCGGCGACCTGGACGTCTGCCAGGGCGCCGAGGTCGCCTTCGCGCCCGACGAGGAGGCCCTCGCGGCGATGACCGACCGGCGCAAGAGGGAACTGGCCTTCAGCCTGGGCGGTATGGGATCGGCGTCCACCAACTTCTACAACAACGCCTACAGCCGTCAGGGCTGGGCCGAGGTCGCCGCCGAGGTACGCGAGCGGTGGCAGGCCGGCGACCGGGACGGCGCGGCGGCGCTGGTGACGGACGAGATGGTCCTCGCCACGACGCTGATCGGCACCGAAGCCATGGTGCGCGACCGACTCCGGGTATGGCGCGCCGCCGGGGTGGACACCGTGCGCCTGTACCCGGCCGGGCAGACGCTGCAGGCCCGGCTCGACACCTTGGGCAGGGCCGTGGAGCTGGTGCGAGAGACAGACGCCACCTCGTGA
- a CDS encoding SRPBCC family protein: protein MEWTGARYADKPTVEVRTWIDAPPDRVWTLVSDIASMPAMSEELQSVEWLDGADGPGVGARFVGHSRHEAFGEWSTTSHVIECEPGRVLAWAVQDPAAPAAIWRFRLRPENGGTELSQWMQLGPGRSGLSVAIDRMPDKEQKIVFVRLREFERSMTKTLEHIKKRSEA from the coding sequence GTGGAGTGGACGGGCGCGCGCTACGCGGACAAACCCACGGTCGAGGTGCGTACCTGGATCGACGCGCCACCGGACCGGGTGTGGACACTGGTCAGCGACATCGCCTCGATGCCGGCCATGAGCGAGGAACTCCAGTCCGTCGAGTGGCTCGACGGGGCGGACGGACCGGGCGTGGGCGCCAGGTTCGTCGGACACAGCAGGCACGAGGCGTTCGGCGAGTGGTCCACGACCTCTCATGTCATCGAGTGCGAACCCGGACGAGTCCTCGCCTGGGCGGTCCAGGACCCCGCCGCCCCCGCCGCGATCTGGCGCTTCCGCCTCCGGCCCGAGAACGGCGGAACGGAACTGTCGCAGTGGATGCAGCTGGGCCCGGGACGCTCAGGGCTGTCGGTCGCTATCGACCGGATGCCGGACAAGGAGCAGAAGATCGTGTTCGTACGGCTGCGCGAGTTCGAGCGGAGCATGACCAAGACCCTCGAGCACATCAAGAAGCGGTCGGAGGCGTGA
- a CDS encoding winged helix-turn-helix transcriptional regulator has product MKRTSFANWPCSIARTLDLLGDPWTPLVVREAFYGIRRFDEFQQELGIARNTLTDRLRRLVDEGVLEKRLYEAEPPRYDYVLTEKGRDLFTVLATMSRWGDRWLAGDEGVPVVFHHDACDHDTTAEVVCSVCRRPLAAQETSMLMGPGYPERLKRRPDVRRRFGTA; this is encoded by the coding sequence ATGAAGCGGACCTCCTTCGCCAACTGGCCGTGCTCCATCGCGCGCACTCTCGACCTGCTGGGCGACCCCTGGACACCTCTCGTCGTGCGGGAGGCCTTCTACGGCATCCGCCGCTTCGACGAGTTCCAGCAGGAGCTGGGCATCGCGCGCAACACCCTGACCGACCGGCTGCGCCGCCTCGTGGACGAAGGGGTGCTGGAGAAGCGGCTCTACGAGGCCGAACCGCCACGCTACGACTACGTCCTCACGGAGAAGGGCCGCGACCTGTTCACCGTGCTGGCCACGATGTCCCGATGGGGCGACCGATGGCTGGCCGGTGACGAGGGCGTGCCGGTGGTGTTCCACCACGATGCGTGCGACCACGACACCACGGCCGAGGTGGTGTGCTCCGTGTGCCGACGGCCGCTGGCAGCCCAGGAGACGTCGATGCTCATGGGACCCGGCTACCCCGAGCGGCTCAAACGCCGGCCGGATGTGCGACGCCGGTTCGGTACGGCCTGA
- a CDS encoding GNAT family N-acetyltransferase, translating into MNPIYERSSATVTVRPARPGDVDAVRAIRNHAVEHSTALWTRTPQSAAESVAWLAVHLERGSALVAETGGEVAGFAVYGPWRELDGYRHTVEDSVYVREDRHGLGIGSALLAALIDSARAAGHHMMIAGIEAGNTASIRLHERFGFRLVGTVPEVGTKFGRWLDLTLMGLPLDPIC; encoded by the coding sequence ATGAATCCAATATACGAGAGAAGCTCCGCGACCGTCACCGTCCGCCCGGCGCGTCCCGGCGACGTGGACGCCGTCCGAGCCATCCGCAATCACGCGGTCGAGCACTCCACGGCCCTGTGGACCCGGACCCCGCAGTCCGCTGCCGAGAGCGTCGCCTGGCTCGCGGTCCACCTGGAGAGGGGGTCTGCGTTGGTGGCCGAAACGGGGGGTGAGGTGGCCGGGTTCGCCGTCTACGGCCCCTGGCGCGAACTGGACGGATACCGCCACACGGTCGAGGACTCCGTCTACGTCCGCGAGGACCGGCACGGGCTCGGCATCGGCTCCGCACTGCTGGCAGCCCTCATCGACTCGGCACGTGCTGCCGGCCACCACATGATGATCGCCGGCATCGAGGCCGGGAACACCGCGTCGATCCGGCTGCACGAACGATTCGGATTCCGCCTCGTCGGCACCGTCCCGGAGGTGGGCACCAAGTTCGGCCGGTGGCTCGACCTGACGCTCATGGGACTGCCCCTCGACCCCATCTGCTGA
- a CDS encoding helix-turn-helix domain-containing protein gives MPNIVDPLVGRIAARVRTERERRRWTLAQLADVSGVSPAMISRIERGESSPTAVVLGKLSAAFQLSIASLLALAEGTPDDAQGVTGVRRRTDTAEWQDPGTGYRRRQITGPHFPAEVAEIRLPAGAEVPYPAAAFAFVRQVVWVLDGHLTFHDGDTVHELGPGDTVELGEPTERVFANTTDTECRYAVILTRGTQP, from the coding sequence ATGCCCAACATAGTAGATCCCCTGGTGGGGCGGATCGCCGCCCGCGTCCGGACCGAGCGGGAGAGGCGGCGCTGGACCCTGGCCCAGCTCGCGGACGTCTCCGGTGTGTCGCCGGCCATGATCAGCCGCATCGAGCGGGGCGAGAGCAGCCCCACCGCCGTCGTCCTCGGCAAGCTGTCGGCCGCCTTCCAGCTCAGCATCGCCTCGCTGCTCGCCCTGGCCGAGGGGACGCCGGACGACGCGCAGGGCGTGACCGGCGTGCGTCGTCGGACCGACACGGCCGAATGGCAGGACCCCGGCACCGGTTACCGGCGCCGCCAGATCACCGGCCCGCACTTTCCGGCCGAGGTCGCCGAGATCCGCCTGCCCGCCGGGGCCGAGGTGCCGTATCCGGCAGCCGCCTTCGCCTTCGTCCGGCAGGTCGTCTGGGTCCTGGACGGGCATCTGACCTTCCACGACGGCGACACGGTCCACGAACTCGGCCCCGGCGACACCGTCGAACTCGGCGAGCCCACCGAGCGCGTCTTCGCCAACACCACCGACACGGAGTGCCGCTACGCGGTGATCCTCACCCGCGGCACGCAGCCATGA
- a CDS encoding SpoIIE family protein phosphatase: MTSADAGAAEAEALDAAFADAVRRTGAAIGGLYLLTLDEEQLFLDVLYGAPAEFAAPWVRIPVTSPAPVADAVREDRMVWVATQEEAARRYPRTALALPYPLALAAAPVSGVRRWGALLLMWPASRPPYMTERERGHIMSGCGRLARLIEEAVAHGRFPAPRDLPRTLPAEGGRQAAGPPLAAADFIERLPGGSCALDLEGHFTYLSAGACELLGRDAGELLGTLPWQSLRWLDDPTYEDRYRAAVISREPVVFTACRPPDRWLDFHLYPDASGISVRIMPCGTQPPPAPTHPHSTHTAAPARAGRLYQLMHLAAGLTEVVGVQDVINLVADQILTAFGAQGLVLSAADAGRLRITGYRGYDASTMARLDGLPLDTAFTPAGQVLSSGIPAFFSHCEEMRRIYPEASLISGKEAWAFLPLIVSGRPVGCCILSYDRPHEFTAEDRAVLTSLAGLVGQALDRARLYDTKHDLAHSLQQALLPPALPAVPGLRTAARYLPATRGMDIGGDFYDLIRLGDTAVAAVIGDVQGHDAAAAALMGQVRTAVHAHSTLGAPDRVLSATNRLLTDLGADLFTSCLYAHLDFAAGSVTLASAGHPPPIVRLPDSGTRPLDMPPGPLLGIDADAVFPVTEVPLAPGLMLACYTDGLVETPGVDLDDSIAALTRQLAQEDGLDLDALIDTLVGATGSHRQRTDDIALLVLHFLGRP; the protein is encoded by the coding sequence GTGACCAGTGCGGATGCCGGGGCGGCGGAGGCGGAGGCACTGGATGCCGCGTTCGCCGACGCCGTACGCCGGACGGGCGCGGCCATCGGCGGTCTGTACCTTCTCACCCTCGACGAGGAGCAGCTCTTCCTGGACGTGCTGTACGGGGCACCCGCCGAGTTCGCGGCGCCGTGGGTGAGGATTCCGGTGACCTCTCCGGCGCCGGTGGCCGACGCGGTGCGTGAGGATCGCATGGTGTGGGTGGCCACCCAGGAGGAGGCGGCCCGCCGCTATCCGCGCACCGCCCTGGCGCTGCCGTACCCGCTCGCGCTCGCCGCCGCACCGGTCAGCGGCGTCCGCCGGTGGGGAGCCCTGCTGCTGATGTGGCCGGCCAGCCGGCCGCCGTACATGACCGAGCGGGAGCGCGGGCACATCATGTCCGGCTGCGGACGCCTGGCCCGGCTGATCGAGGAGGCCGTCGCACACGGACGGTTCCCGGCCCCTCGTGACCTCCCGCGCACCCTCCCCGCGGAAGGGGGCCGCCAGGCCGCGGGTCCGCCGCTGGCCGCCGCCGACTTCATCGAGCGCCTGCCGGGCGGCAGTTGCGCGCTGGACCTGGAGGGACACTTCACCTACCTGAGCGCGGGCGCCTGCGAACTGCTGGGCCGCGACGCCGGCGAACTGCTGGGCACGCTGCCGTGGCAGTCCCTGCGCTGGCTGGACGACCCGACGTACGAGGACCGCTACCGCGCCGCGGTCATCAGCCGGGAGCCCGTCGTCTTCACGGCGTGCCGCCCGCCGGACCGCTGGCTGGACTTCCATCTGTATCCGGACGCCAGCGGCATCAGCGTCCGCATCATGCCCTGCGGTACGCAGCCCCCGCCCGCCCCGACGCACCCCCACTCGACGCACACCGCCGCACCGGCCCGCGCGGGCCGGCTCTACCAGTTGATGCACCTGGCCGCCGGGCTGACCGAGGTTGTCGGCGTCCAGGACGTCATCAACCTCGTCGCCGACCAGATCTTGACCGCCTTCGGCGCGCAGGGACTCGTCCTGTCGGCCGCCGACGCCGGGCGGCTGCGGATCACCGGATACCGCGGTTACGACGCCTCCACCATGGCACGCCTCGACGGCCTGCCTCTGGACACCGCCTTCACCCCGGCCGGGCAGGTCCTCAGCAGCGGCATCCCCGCCTTCTTCTCCCACTGCGAGGAGATGCGGCGCATCTATCCCGAGGCCTCGCTGATCAGCGGCAAAGAGGCCTGGGCCTTCCTGCCGCTGATCGTCTCGGGCAGGCCCGTCGGCTGCTGCATCCTGTCCTACGACCGGCCCCACGAGTTCACGGCCGAGGACCGCGCCGTCCTGACCTCGCTCGCGGGCCTCGTCGGCCAGGCCCTGGACCGCGCCCGCCTCTACGACACCAAACACGACCTCGCCCACAGCCTCCAGCAGGCGCTGCTCCCGCCGGCCCTTCCCGCCGTCCCCGGCCTGCGGACCGCCGCCCGCTATCTGCCCGCCACCCGGGGCATGGACATCGGCGGAGACTTCTACGACCTGATCAGGCTCGGTGACACCGCCGTGGCGGCCGTCATCGGCGACGTCCAGGGCCACGACGCGGCCGCGGCCGCTCTCATGGGCCAGGTCCGCACCGCCGTGCACGCCCACTCGACGCTCGGCGCCCCGGACCGGGTGCTGTCCGCGACCAACCGGCTCCTCACGGATCTCGGCGCCGACCTGTTCACCAGTTGCCTGTACGCCCACCTGGACTTCGCCGCAGGTAGCGTGACGCTGGCCAGCGCCGGTCACCCGCCACCGATCGTGCGCCTGCCCGACAGCGGCACACGGCCGCTGGACATGCCTCCCGGGCCCCTCCTCGGCATCGACGCGGACGCCGTCTTCCCCGTGACCGAGGTCCCCCTCGCCCCCGGGCTCATGCTCGCCTGCTACACCGACGGCCTCGTCGAAACACCGGGAGTCGACCTCGACGACTCCATCGCCGCCCTCACCCGCCAACTCGCCCAGGAGGACGGCCTCGACCTGGACGCGCTCATCGACACCCTGGTCGGGGCGACGGGCAGCCACCGGCAGCGCACCGACGACATCGCCCTGCTGGTCCTGCACTTCCTCGGGCGCCCGTGA
- a CDS encoding LacI family DNA-binding transcriptional regulator, producing MTSAPGTPPTGRARLTDVAALAGVSVGTASKALNGGGRMRPETRQRVLDAVAALGFRPNQQAQSLHTGRSWTVGLVTTDGIGRFSTPVLLGAEDALGAGKISVLLCDTRGDAIREQHHLRNLLDRRVDGIIVTGRRTDARAPLAGVTGLESIPVVYALSPSTDPADTSVVSDDQGGARLATEHLLATGRTRIAHVTGPEHHAAARDRARHAVAHLQAASLGLSTGRVHFGEWSEAWGRRAADAVLRTAPDTDAFFCGNDQIARGVADTLRERGVAVPGDIAVVGYDNWDTMALASRPPLTTIDMNLTEIGRIAALRLLEAIDSDAMPGVHTVPCRLVVREST from the coding sequence GTGACCTCTGCTCCTGGCACCCCGCCCACCGGCCGCGCCCGGCTCACCGATGTCGCCGCGCTGGCGGGCGTCAGTGTGGGCACGGCGTCCAAGGCGCTCAACGGCGGGGGGCGGATGCGTCCGGAGACCCGGCAGCGGGTGCTGGACGCGGTGGCGGCTCTCGGCTTCCGTCCCAACCAGCAGGCGCAGAGCCTGCACACCGGCCGCAGCTGGACGGTCGGCCTGGTGACGACCGACGGCATCGGCCGGTTCAGCACCCCCGTGCTGCTCGGCGCCGAGGACGCGCTCGGCGCCGGCAAGATCTCCGTGCTCCTGTGCGACACCCGGGGCGACGCGATCCGCGAACAGCACCATCTGCGCAACCTGCTGGACCGCCGGGTGGACGGCATCATCGTCACCGGCCGCCGCACCGACGCGCGTGCACCCCTGGCCGGCGTGACCGGCCTGGAGTCGATCCCGGTGGTCTACGCCCTCTCCCCCTCCACCGACCCCGCGGACACCTCCGTGGTCTCCGACGACCAGGGCGGAGCCCGGCTGGCGACGGAACACCTGCTGGCAACCGGCCGTACCCGCATCGCCCATGTCACCGGCCCCGAGCACCACGCCGCCGCCCGCGACCGCGCCCGTCACGCGGTGGCACACCTTCAGGCCGCGTCGCTCGGCCTGTCGACGGGCCGCGTCCACTTCGGCGAGTGGAGCGAGGCGTGGGGCCGCCGTGCCGCCGACGCGGTGCTGCGTACGGCCCCGGACACGGACGCGTTCTTCTGCGGCAACGACCAGATCGCCCGGGGTGTGGCCGACACCCTGCGGGAACGCGGGGTGGCCGTCCCCGGTGACATCGCCGTCGTCGGCTACGACAACTGGGACACCATGGCGCTGGCGAGCCGTCCTCCGCTCACCACGATCGACATGAACCTCACCGAGATCGGGCGGATCGCGGCGCTGCGCCTGCTCGAGGCGATCGACTCGGACGCGATGCCCGGGGTGCACACGGTGCCGTGCCGGCTGGTGGTGCGGGAGTCGACCTGA
- a CDS encoding glycoside hydrolase family 127 protein: MPSSHSALPSPGPVRLGPDARAALRPAVAGIDAGFWHTRREVNARTSLPQGPGLLESAGNLHNLRLAAGTAEGEFRGAYPFVDTDVYKWLEAASWQLARGREETLAAHVDRIAGLVAAAQQPDGYLNTWFQLRENGKRYEDLRWGHELYCAGHLIQAAVAHHRTTGRTELLNVAVKFADHIDSVFGPPGSGRPIDGIDGHPEIETALVELYRETGERRYLDLAGYFVDRHGHGLLGGEAYCQDRVPLREATTVEGHAVRQLYLLAAAADLATETGDTELGAAAERLWHAMTTTKTHITGGLGAHHDREDFGDPYELPNERAYCETCAAIASVQWSWRMALLTGEARYSDLVERTLYNGFLAGVSLDGERWLYVNPLQVRDGHTDPGGDQSARRTRWFRCACCPPNAMRLLASLEHYLATSDEGGLQIHQYVSGRYAGGSYTVRAETGYPWHGSIALTVEESPAGRPWTLSLRIPQWCQEFRVRCGERTYDQGDAPVTDGWLRLTRAWEPGDRVLLELGLEPRLTAADPRVDAVRASLAIERGPLVYCVEQADHPGGGLDDIVLDPSRPLAVKHRPDLLGGVTTVVAAGRRRHIPDAGWWPYTSAPAPQGGEPVELMAVPYYAWANRVDGSMRVWLPTC, encoded by the coding sequence ATGCCCAGCTCACACTCCGCCCTGCCGTCCCCGGGCCCCGTCCGTCTGGGACCGGACGCCCGTGCCGCGCTGCGCCCCGCCGTCGCCGGCATCGACGCGGGCTTCTGGCACACCCGCCGTGAGGTCAACGCCCGCACCTCCCTTCCGCAGGGACCCGGCCTGCTGGAGTCCGCGGGGAACCTGCACAACCTGCGGCTCGCGGCCGGGACGGCCGAGGGTGAGTTCCGCGGGGCGTACCCGTTCGTCGACACCGACGTGTACAAGTGGCTGGAGGCCGCCTCCTGGCAGCTCGCCCGCGGCCGGGAAGAGACTCTCGCGGCGCACGTCGACCGCATCGCCGGCCTCGTCGCCGCGGCCCAGCAGCCCGACGGCTACCTCAACACCTGGTTCCAGCTCCGGGAGAACGGCAAGCGCTACGAGGACCTGCGCTGGGGGCACGAGCTGTACTGCGCGGGGCATCTCATCCAGGCCGCCGTCGCCCACCACCGGACCACCGGCCGCACCGAACTCCTCAACGTGGCGGTGAAGTTCGCCGACCACATCGACTCCGTCTTCGGCCCGCCCGGCAGCGGCAGGCCCATCGACGGCATCGACGGCCACCCCGAGATCGAGACCGCCCTGGTCGAGCTGTACCGGGAGACCGGTGAGCGCCGCTACCTGGATCTCGCCGGCTACTTCGTCGACCGGCACGGGCACGGCCTGCTCGGTGGCGAGGCCTACTGCCAGGACCGCGTGCCGCTGCGCGAAGCCACCACCGTCGAGGGTCACGCCGTACGCCAGCTCTATCTGCTCGCGGCCGCCGCCGACCTGGCCACCGAGACCGGGGACACCGAACTGGGCGCCGCCGCCGAGCGGTTGTGGCACGCGATGACCACCACCAAGACGCACATCACCGGCGGACTCGGCGCCCACCACGACCGGGAGGACTTCGGCGACCCCTACGAGCTGCCCAACGAGCGTGCCTACTGCGAGACCTGCGCCGCGATCGCCTCCGTCCAGTGGAGCTGGCGCATGGCCCTGCTCACCGGCGAGGCCCGCTACTCCGACCTCGTCGAACGCACCCTCTACAACGGCTTCCTGGCCGGGGTGTCACTGGATGGGGAGCGCTGGCTGTACGTGAACCCGCTGCAGGTCCGCGACGGCCACACCGACCCCGGGGGCGACCAGTCGGCCCGTCGCACCCGCTGGTTCCGCTGCGCCTGCTGTCCGCCGAACGCCATGCGCCTGCTGGCCAGCTTGGAGCACTACCTCGCCACGAGCGACGAGGGCGGCCTGCAGATCCACCAGTACGTCAGCGGCCGGTACGCCGGCGGATCGTACACCGTCCGGGCCGAGACCGGCTATCCGTGGCACGGCTCGATCGCCCTGACCGTCGAGGAGAGCCCGGCCGGCCGTCCCTGGACGCTCTCCCTGCGCATCCCGCAGTGGTGCCAGGAGTTCCGGGTCCGGTGCGGGGAGCGGACGTACGACCAGGGCGACGCCCCGGTCACCGACGGCTGGCTGCGGCTGACGCGCGCCTGGGAGCCCGGCGACCGGGTCCTGCTGGAACTCGGCCTCGAACCCCGGCTCACCGCGGCGGACCCCCGCGTGGACGCCGTACGCGCCTCTCTGGCGATCGAGCGCGGACCGCTCGTGTACTGCGTGGAGCAGGCCGACCACCCCGGCGGCGGACTGGACGACATCGTCCTCGACCCCAGCCGTCCGCTCGCCGTGAAGCACCGCCCGGATCTCCTCGGCGGTGTCACCACGGTCGTGGCCGCCGGCCGGCGGCGGCACATCCCCGACGCGGGCTGGTGGCCGTACACCTCCGCCCCCGCCCCGCAGGGCGGCGAGCCCGTCGAACTCATGGCCGTCCCCTACTACGCCTGGGCCAACCGCGTGGACGGCAGCATGCGCGTCTGGCTGCCCACCTGCTGA
- a CDS encoding sugar ABC transporter substrate-binding protein has protein sequence MIPTRRTLVAALAAVGTLASLTACGGGSGSSSSSGRAGGTYTFWDPYPQFDASSAWGRRVSACGTQAGVKVRRTAYDTTDLGNKALLAAQQGNAPDVMLVDNPVVSTLVEAGILNKTSDLGLDTRAVQKNIIGAGTIDGSAYGVPVGANTLALYYNKKVLSAAGVDPASVKDWNSLTAALKKVRAAGKKGITFSAINTEEGSFQFLPWFWGAGGDLTKLNSPKGVAALTLWKQWVDAGYAPKDVLQNTQTTSWQEFATGTYAFGENGTWQLGNAGKAGFDYGILNIPAQKGGSAPVPTGGEFVTLPVQKDTARYDVSKKIVTCLTSDANLLATDTTLMYVAPTAAVQAQQVKRNPKLKPWVDAVSAARGRTSDGLGTKYPTISQPMWTAVQAALSGGKNPQAAMDTAQAAAAKG, from the coding sequence GTGATACCCACCCGCCGCACTCTCGTCGCCGCGCTGGCCGCCGTCGGCACCCTCGCCTCGCTCACCGCCTGCGGAGGCGGCTCCGGTTCCTCGTCCTCCTCCGGCCGGGCCGGCGGGACGTACACCTTCTGGGACCCCTACCCCCAGTTCGACGCCTCCTCCGCGTGGGGCAGGCGCGTCAGTGCGTGCGGCACCCAGGCCGGGGTGAAGGTCAGGCGCACCGCGTACGACACCACGGACCTGGGCAACAAGGCCCTGCTGGCCGCCCAGCAGGGCAACGCGCCGGACGTGATGCTCGTCGACAACCCGGTGGTCTCCACGCTGGTGGAGGCGGGCATCCTGAACAAGACGAGCGACCTCGGCCTGGACACAAGGGCGGTCCAGAAGAACATCATCGGCGCGGGCACCATCGACGGCTCCGCGTACGGCGTCCCCGTCGGCGCCAACACCCTCGCCCTGTACTACAACAAGAAGGTCCTGTCCGCCGCGGGCGTCGACCCGGCCTCGGTCAAGGACTGGAACTCGCTCACCGCCGCGCTGAAGAAGGTCAGGGCGGCGGGGAAGAAGGGCATCACCTTCTCCGCGATCAACACCGAGGAGGGCAGCTTCCAGTTCCTGCCCTGGTTCTGGGGCGCCGGCGGTGACCTGACCAAGCTGAACTCGCCGAAGGGCGTCGCCGCGCTGACCCTGTGGAAGCAATGGGTGGACGCGGGATACGCGCCCAAGGACGTGCTGCAGAACACCCAGACCACCAGCTGGCAGGAGTTCGCCACGGGCACGTACGCGTTCGGCGAGAACGGCACCTGGCAGCTCGGCAACGCCGGGAAGGCCGGCTTCGACTACGGCATCCTCAACATCCCCGCGCAGAAGGGCGGTTCGGCGCCGGTGCCGACCGGCGGCGAGTTCGTCACCCTCCCCGTGCAGAAGGACACCGCTCGCTACGACGTCAGCAAGAAGATCGTCACCTGTCTCACCAGCGACGCGAACCTGCTGGCGACCGACACGACCCTGATGTACGTCGCCCCCACGGCGGCCGTACAGGCCCAGCAGGTCAAGCGGAACCCCAAGCTCAAGCCCTGGGTGGACGCGGTGTCCGCGGCCCGCGGCCGGACGAGCGACGGCCTGGGCACGAAGTACCCGACGATCTCCCAGCCGATGTGGACGGCCGTCCAGGCGGCGCTCTCGGGCGGCAAGAACCCGCAGGCCGCCATGGACACGGCGCAGGCCGCGGCCGCCAAGGGCTGA
- a CDS encoding carbohydrate ABC transporter permease: MTTARTDRPQRSPAAPRTRAADPLVLGRRRRRRSRLTAFAFVAPLVAYLAAFYLYPLYRNLDLSLRDYTVRSFVTGDAPFSGWDNFRKVLDDPAFGPAIRHTMVFTFVSIAFQYAIGLALAVFFDRRFRLSAVLRALFLVPWLLPLIVSASTWSWMFNSESGVVNYFLHFFGVDPIGWLTSPDWALTSVVVANIWIGIPFNLVILHSGLQNIPAELYEAASLDGASAWQQFRRITFPLLRPVSAITLLLGLVYTLKVFDLIWIMTKGGPGDASATLATWSYQLGFGTLLPRFGPGAAVGDILILIALVFGLLYVRVQRRQEA, from the coding sequence ATGACCACCGCCCGCACAGACCGACCGCAACGGTCCCCGGCGGCACCCAGGACGCGCGCCGCCGACCCGCTGGTCCTGGGGCGCCGCCGACGGCGCAGGAGCCGGCTGACCGCCTTCGCCTTCGTCGCCCCGCTCGTCGCCTACCTCGCCGCCTTCTACCTCTACCCCCTCTACCGCAACCTCGACCTGAGCCTGCGCGACTACACCGTCCGCTCCTTCGTCACCGGTGACGCGCCCTTCTCCGGCTGGGACAACTTCCGGAAGGTGCTGGACGATCCGGCGTTCGGCCCGGCGATACGGCACACGATGGTCTTCACCTTCGTGTCGATCGCGTTCCAGTACGCCATCGGACTCGCCCTCGCGGTCTTCTTCGACCGGCGCTTCAGGCTGTCGGCCGTCCTGCGCGCGCTGTTCCTGGTCCCATGGCTGCTGCCGCTGATCGTGTCGGCGTCGACCTGGTCCTGGATGTTCAACAGCGAGTCCGGCGTGGTGAACTACTTCCTGCACTTCTTCGGCGTGGATCCCATCGGCTGGCTCACCTCCCCCGACTGGGCCCTGACCTCGGTCGTCGTCGCCAACATCTGGATCGGCATCCCGTTCAACCTGGTCATCCTCCACAGCGGACTGCAGAACATCCCGGCCGAGCTGTACGAGGCGGCCTCCCTGGACGGCGCGAGCGCCTGGCAGCAGTTCCGGCGCATCACCTTCCCGCTGCTGCGCCCGGTGTCGGCGATCACCCTGCTCCTCGGTCTCGTGTACACCCTCAAGGTCTTCGACCTGATCTGGATCATGACCAAGGGCGGCCCCGGCGACGCCTCCGCCACCCTGGCGACCTGGTCCTACCAACTGGGCTTCGGGACGCTGCTGCCCCGGTTCGGACCGGGTGCCGCGGTCGGCGACATCCTCATCCTGATCGCCCTCGTCTTCGGGCTGCTGTACGTCCGTGTCCAGAGGAGGCAGGAAGCGTGA